The following proteins are encoded in a genomic region of Gemmatimonadota bacterium:
- a CDS encoding restriction endonuclease subunit S: MIANLKSYPHYKSSCVEWLGDVPTHWEVRRLKRVASLNPSKTESQAFLTADMPVIFLPMERVGADGKIDEKMVSASSVWNGFTYFRRDDVLVAKITPCFENGKGACLDSLSTVIGFGSTEFHVLRSSPSVLPQFLYRLTALAEFRHSGAEEMTGAAGQQRVPQAFVANYPLPLPPLSEQTAIVRYLDHTDERICHYISSRERLIELLEEYRQAVIHHAVTRGLDPDVRLKPSGVEWLGDVPAHWEVRRFKTIGKNFTNGTTAEQLATGISDFPVSRIETISTGQITYSKVGYLNESSVIKSFYLQPDDFLISHINSYERVGNSARYKGERALLHGMNLIRITPLKVIVPNYLEYLLKSSLFIGSMQRACKPAINQVSVTTAAIKAIQFPLPPLAEQTVIVRYLNKATADIDAAIDRARREIELLGEYRTRLIADVVTGKVDVREAAAELSAV, from the coding sequence ATGATCGCGAACCTTAAATCCTATCCCCACTACAAATCCTCCTGTGTGGAGTGGCTCGGTGATGTGCCAACGCATTGGGAAGTGCGGCGGTTGAAGCGCGTCGCATCATTGAATCCAAGTAAGACCGAATCGCAGGCATTTCTGACGGCAGACATGCCAGTAATATTTCTACCTATGGAACGAGTGGGGGCGGACGGAAAAATAGATGAAAAGATGGTGTCTGCCTCCAGTGTTTGGAATGGCTTTACTTATTTTAGACGAGATGATGTTCTCGTTGCCAAAATCACCCCTTGCTTTGAGAATGGCAAGGGTGCGTGTCTTGATTCCTTATCTACGGTAATCGGTTTTGGATCAACTGAATTTCACGTTTTAAGATCGAGCCCCTCAGTTTTACCACAATTTCTGTATCGACTTACCGCCCTTGCAGAATTTCGGCATTCTGGTGCTGAGGAGATGACCGGAGCAGCAGGTCAACAACGAGTACCACAGGCATTTGTGGCAAACTATCCCCTTCCTCTCCCACCCCTCTCCGAACAAACCGCTATCGTCCGCTATCTTGATCATACTGACGAGCGCATCTGCCACTACATCAGCAGCAGAGAGCGGCTCATCGAACTGTTGGAGGAATATCGGCAGGCGGTCATCCACCACGCAGTCACGCGCGGCCTTGATCCCGATGTGCGTCTCAAGCCATCGGGTGTGGAGTGGCTGGGCGATGTGCCAGCGCATTGGGAGGTGAGGCGATTTAAAACTATAGGGAAGAACTTTACGAATGGAACTACTGCTGAACAGTTGGCGACAGGTATCTCCGATTTCCCCGTTTCAAGAATCGAAACTATATCTACAGGTCAGATTACTTATTCAAAAGTGGGCTACTTGAATGAATCTTCAGTTATCAAATCCTTTTATTTACAGCCAGATGATTTTCTCATTAGCCATATCAACAGCTATGAGAGAGTTGGTAATTCTGCCAGATACAAAGGTGAACGTGCTCTGCTACATGGGATGAATTTGATACGTATTACGCCACTAAAGGTCATTGTCCCGAATTACCTTGAATACTTACTAAAATCTTCACTGTTTATTGGGAGTATGCAACGGGCCTGCAAGCCAGCTATTAATCAAGTGTCTGTTACAACGGCAGCAATTAAAGCAATACAATTTCCTCTCCCACCCCTCGCCGAACAAACCGTCATCGTCCGCTATCTCAATAAGGCCACCGCCGATATTGACGCTGCCATTGACCGCGCTCGGCGAGAAATTGAGTTGCTGGGTGAATACCGTACGCGGTTGATTGCCGATGTGGTTACAGGCAAAGTAGATGTGCGCGAGGCAGCGGCTGAGTTGTCCGCTGTTTAA